The Hemibagrus wyckioides isolate EC202008001 linkage group LG15, SWU_Hwy_1.0, whole genome shotgun sequence genome window below encodes:
- the spata2 gene encoding spermatogenesis-associated protein 2, translated as MDAKLRDDLFRRYVAFLEKRLEEGAGGAQGNAREEALVSTATALLGACEAEAGQRFRSIRFYDIVENSLRTLKGSNLHALESAFATLETVCTNLLLFPWKKEFRCIKTFTGPYVYQLQTAICDSDLRSVLRSMGYSRDQDLQYVMRDQHGGAGPQHLRQLAFELLLAQAECRLLRERGGGVAELEVVEVRRNSGDDIMRLSARQPDLDRAHLRRGGRPSKSVDVTDSAGHWHQANKPVLKTSLSLRKEPLFVDAEEDLKDEIIRPVGDYYPSQPSEPYPYHLSSLDEIDLYTERGMSGRHTPSRTPSRESWESWAPKSHGLKCQGCGLSSLTLSSCQRCDAILCPTCHGSDPAPCCGFPDFPKNSSRPLDGYVPVKEKLSVYSSSHPHTHAHTHAHTHTHPLSHSHSHSPLLDKPSIGTKLFPSKPPSASGASAASGAVGSRCGFCNKPGASHTCVNCSKVSCDTCTSLYMGDVCTRKSLHHNFVPNHQLNYKSSTISHLVYR; from the exons ATGGATGCCAAGCTTCGAGACGATCTCTTCCGGAGGTACGTGGCGTTCCTGGAGAAGCGGCTCGAGGAAGGAGCGGGTGGAGCTCAGGGGAATGCGAGGGAGGAAGCCCTTGTCTCCACGGCAACCGCCCTGCTAGGAGCGTGCGAGGCCGAGGCGGGGCAGCGGTTTCGCTCGATCCGCTTCTACGACATCGTAGAGAATTCTCTAAGAACACTGAAGGGCTCCAACTTGCATGCGCTGGAGAGCGCCTTCGCCACACTGGAGACCGTCTGCACCAACCTGCTGCTCTTCCCCTGGAAGAAGGAGTTCCGCTgtattaag ACGTTCACCGGGCCGTACGTGTACCAGCTCCAGACGGCCATCTGTGACTCCGACCTTCGCTCCGTCCTGCGCTCCATGGGCTACTCCCGGGACCAGGATCTGCAGTACGTGATGAGAGATCAGCACGGCGGCGCCGGGCCTCAACACCTCCGGCAGCTGGCGTTCGAGTTGCTCCTGGCGCAGGCCGAGTGCCGCCTGTTGAGGGAGCGCGGAGGGGGCGTGGCCGAACTGGAGGTCGTGGAGGTGCGCAGGAACTCCGGTGACGACATCATGCGTTTATCGGCTCGGCAGCCCGACCTGGACCGCGCCCACCTGAGGCGCGGCGGACGCCCTTCCAAATCCGTAGACGTGACGGACAGCGCCGGTCACTGGCACCAAGCCAACAAACCCGTCCTCAAAACCTCACTCAGCCTACGCAAAGAGCCGCTATTCGTCGACGCCGAAGAGGACCTAAAAGATGAGATCATCCGCCCCGTCGGAGATTATTACCCCTCTCAGCCATCTGAGCCGTACCCGTACCACCTCTCCTCGCTAGACGAGATCGATCTGTATACGGAGCGAGGGATGAGCGGCCGTCATACGCCTTCCAGGACGCCCAGCAGGGAATCGTGGGAATCCTGGGCGCCGAAGAGTCACGGATTAAAGTGTCAGGGCTGCGGATTGAGCTCGCTGACGCTCTCTTCCTGTCAGAGGTGCGACGCCATCCTCTGCCCGACGTGCCACGGCTCGGACCCTGCCCCCTGCTGCGGCTTTCCAGACTTCCCTAAAAACTCCTCGCGCCCTCTGGACGGCTACGTGCCGGTCAAGGAGAAGCTTTCGGTTTATTCCagctcacacccacacactcacgctcacacgcacgctcacacacacacacacccgctgTCACACTCGCATTCCCACTCGCCTCTTCTGGACAAGCCCTCGATCGGCACCAAGCTGTTCCCGAGCAAGCCGCCCTCCGCATCGGGAGCGTCGGCGGCGTCCGGCGCCGTAGGATCGCGCTGCGGCTTCTGCAACAAACCGGGAGCCTCACACACGTGCGTGAATTGTTCCAAGGTGTCGTGCGACACGTGTACAAGCCTTTACATGGGCGACGTGTGCACTCGCAAGAGTCTGCACCATAATTTCGTACCCAACCACCAGCTCAACTACAAATCCAGCACCATTTCTCATCTGGTGTATCGATAA